A single region of the Chthoniobacterales bacterium genome encodes:
- the odhB gene encoding 2-oxoglutarate dehydrogenase complex dihydrolipoyllysine-residue succinyltransferase — MSIEIKVPSVGESISSGLISVWHKKNGDIVKEGESLFTLETDKVSTEIPAPKSGQLTIGKPEGEEVKIGEVVGSIDDSVAAPTEAAPAPKAAPKAESKSDRSGLLTPAVRVAVEENKLDPKAIKGSGKEGQITKSDVITHLETKSAPTPAATVAVKSVPSSERETRKKLSPLRRKIAQHLVSAQQNAAILTTFNEVDMTAIQELRTKAQESFTKRHGVKLGFMSFFIKATVEALKSVPAINGRMDGEEFVQNHFYDIGVAVGTEKGLVVPVIRDADQKSFAGIEKDLAAYAVKAREGKISIDDLSGGVFTISNGGIYGSLMSTPILNPPQSGILGMHKIQPRPVAIGNEVVIRPMMYLALSYDHRVVDGKEAVTFLVRIKDCLEDPVRLLIEF; from the coding sequence ATGAGCATCGAAATCAAAGTCCCCTCAGTCGGCGAATCCATCTCCAGCGGCCTCATCTCCGTCTGGCACAAGAAAAACGGAGACATCGTCAAGGAAGGCGAATCCCTTTTCACCCTCGAAACCGACAAAGTCTCCACCGAGATTCCGGCTCCCAAGTCGGGCCAGCTCACCATTGGCAAACCCGAGGGCGAGGAAGTGAAAATCGGCGAAGTTGTCGGCTCCATCGATGATTCCGTGGCCGCGCCCACCGAAGCCGCACCCGCTCCGAAGGCAGCACCGAAAGCCGAGTCCAAGTCGGATCGCTCCGGTCTGCTCACACCTGCGGTTCGCGTGGCGGTTGAGGAAAATAAACTCGACCCGAAAGCCATCAAAGGCTCCGGCAAAGAAGGCCAGATCACCAAGTCGGATGTCATAACTCATTTGGAGACAAAGTCCGCCCCAACTCCGGCGGCAACAGTTGCAGTGAAATCGGTCCCGAGCAGTGAACGAGAGACGCGCAAAAAGCTGTCCCCGTTGCGTCGCAAGATCGCGCAGCACCTCGTTTCGGCCCAGCAAAACGCCGCCATTCTCACCACCTTCAACGAAGTCGATATGACCGCCATCCAGGAGCTTCGGACGAAGGCCCAGGAGTCATTTACCAAACGCCACGGAGTTAAACTCGGCTTCATGTCCTTCTTCATCAAGGCCACCGTCGAGGCGCTAAAGTCAGTTCCCGCGATCAATGGCCGCATGGATGGTGAGGAATTTGTCCAAAATCACTTCTACGACATCGGCGTCGCGGTTGGCACCGAAAAAGGCCTCGTCGTCCCCGTCATTCGCGATGCCGACCAGAAATCCTTTGCCGGGATCGAGAAAGATCTCGCTGCCTACGCCGTGAAAGCTCGCGAGGGAAAGATCAGCATCGACGACCTCAGCGGCGGTGTCTTCACCATCTCCAATGGAGGCATTTACGGCTCCCTCATGAGCACTCCGATCCTCAACCCGCCTCAAAGCGGCATCCTCGGAATGCATAAAATCCAGCCGCGCCCCGTCGCCATCGGCAACGAAGTCGTCATCCGCCCCATGATGTATCTCGCGCTCAGCTACGATCACCGAGTGGTCGATGGCAAAGAAGCCGTTACCTTCCTCGTCCGCATCAAAGACTGCCTCGAAGACCCCGTCCGCCTGCTGATCGAGTTCTAA